The region CGAAATTGTCAGTAGTAACTGATGTCGCTTTTGGTGGTCgagaatattataaatcCCAACTAGGAagattttatattttaaatggTAAAATTATAACTGGTAAGTCAACTACTGCTACACTCACTTGCACATCCTCGTCGGAAGCCGAACTAGCAGCTGTGACAGATTGCATTCCAACCTTACAAGACCTACAGGTCCTGATTGAATCCATACTTGACACAAAAGTTCCtaagatattatttacCGACTCACAGCCAACTATATCCCTGATTTCGTctgatgataaaaaattcaggAATAGATTATTCGGTACCAAGGTAATGAGACTTAGAGACGAGGTTCATAAAAAcgatttattaatagagTACGTTCCAACAAAGGACAACATTGCAGATGTGTTAACAAAACCACTTACGATATCAACATTCAACGATTTTACTAATCACTGGATTTATGCATAGATGATTCACGCTATAGGCAGTGTGCTAGATATTCATGGTATTTATACATACAACAATAGATATACTGGTTTAGGATAAAAGATAGTATAACTTGAATATACGTTGCTAATAAAAACcccaattagaaaattcgTTGTCGTTGATTAGTTGACATCATGTAGCTTCTACAGGATATACTAAGCATGAGAGGCACATAACTCTTGTGAGGTTAATTAGgggaaaatttttcacttaTAGACGGCGATGAATTGACTTCTCTtgtccaaaaaaaaaaataatgtataAATTGCCAGAATTTTAAGTCGACATCTAacctttatatttttatattttctataattttaattcctATTCAAAAGGGTAGGAGGTTTCTATACTTTAAACAAtctacaaaaaaaagaattattctcttAATTGTGACTTACAgcaatactaatattaaagattctAATATCGAACAACTACATAATTTTTGACTTAAATAAAAGTTGTTATTTATAAACATGCTTCTACACTACCTTCCCTAACCAACTGTTAATGTTCCTAGTATAGGATGTTAGATAGATCTGTCGCAAGTaaaacatttaaattttatctATAGTTTAATGTTTTTGATATCCAAGTTTTTATGAATAAAAGCCTTTTGGCCACCAGCTCCAATATAATCACTGGCAACTTGACCGTGACCCTTTAATATGTATTGATATATAACCAAACCATCCAAACCGACAGGACCACGGGCATGTATTTTTGAAGTTGCAATACCAACTTCAGCACCAAAACCGTATCTGAAACCATCCGCAAACCTAGTGGAGGCATTCCAATATACACTTGCTGAATCGATACCTTTTAAAAACATGTTAGccttttcttcattttcagtAATGATTGCATCTGTATGCTTGGAAGAATGTGTGTTAATATGCTTAATTGCTTCTTCGGTGGAATTGACAAATTTTACAGCAGCATctaaagataaatattcctgatcaaattctttttcttcatcaatatcaaCAACCATAGATTCTAATGATTCTTGTAAATTTAGATCTTTCAATACTTTTAAATACTCTATTTTTACATCTTTAGTAACATGCAATGTAACCTTACCGACTTGATTCAAGTTAATTAAAACTTCATaccaatttttcaattttggGTTAATTAATAGAGTTTCCATTGCATTACAACCCGCTGGGTAATTGGTTTTTGCATCTAAAGTAATTCTTTTAGCCTCATTCATATTAGCTTCTTCGTCGACATATATGGAACAAATACCATCTGCATGACCAAGGACAGGGATCCTGGTAGAATTCATAATGTTCTTTACTAAAGCATTTGATCCACGTGGAACAACAAGATCAATGTAATCAACTTGATCTAGTAGATTTGCAACGTCATCTCttgtttcaattaattgaatagAACCGTCTGGAATGCCAGTTGTGTCTTGATATTTGATGATTGTTTCGGTTACAATTTTAGACATTTCTCTAAAAGTATGGACCGATTCCTTACCACCCTTTAAGATAGCGGCATTACCTGATTTAATACTCAATGCAGTAATATTAGCAATAACTTCAGGACgagattcaaaaattacTAGCAACACCCCGACTGGTGAGGTAACTTGGTATAAAGTTAAACCTTCATCTAATTCTCTTGCCATTTTAACGACACCAACTGGGTCATCTAAGTTGGCAACATCAATAATACCTTGTAACATGACATCAAATTTGTCACCCTTGAACAAATCCAATCTTTTTAAAAGTGCACTTGACAAGTTAGTTTTAACCgcattttctaaatctaatttattagCACTTTTAATAACATCTGCATTAGCCTTTAAAGAATCATGTATTTTATAAAGGAGCTGAGAACGGTTTTCACCAGAAGcagtttttaaaatattaccaGCAGCTCGAGCTTTTTTTGCAATTAGTTCAGATTGAGATGACATTTTTTGTGAATGTTTTTATAGTATTTTATTGAATGTCGAATAATAATGTGGTTACAAAAAGTTATAGTCTCCCTTAATAGTCCAATTGTTTAATTGTATAATGTCTATCTGTACTCCACTTTCAACAAGgtataattatttcttgaaaattGTTGTATGActaaaagagaaaaatcGGGATAAATCTAAAATACACCGTCGGTAACGATTTTATTTaggataataaaaaacctTCAAATGATGACACTGAATAGTATAATTGAGCCATAGTCTGACATAATCAGCATGTGTGGCCTAGTTAATAGATAATATATCTAAAAATGCTAATTAAGTGTCAGAAAGAACACAATACCATGGAAATTAtgtttcaataaaaaacaacaaaacaTGCAAAAGAAAAGTATTGAGGTGAAATAAATGCCATACGTTTTCACAGTAGTATTTCTCACAGAGTTCCTATGAGCTATAGttcattttttcaaaatgtaatgttttctttttggtCGTTGCAAGACATGAATGCTCAAGCATCCACCAAGGTTTGTAACCGGATTATACTTAAACGCAATTTGTGGCTTcttatcttcttcatcttcttgaACTAATACTGGGTCTTCACTAATGGGAATACTTTCATCAGCTGGTTCAACGGAAATAATTGGTGTTCCATTATTCTCATCAACATTATACTTTTCAGCTAAAAGAATCCTTCTCTGTTGATAGATATTCGTGGCATGCGTGGAATTTTGGTATGAACCaaacaatatataatatcttATTGCTtgcaattttttaatattttcaatatatatatctagttcccaattttttttaaaattcagcttatatttatatttaccAACTCTAGTAATAGTGGtaatattagaatcaaCAAAGTTAGAGGGATCTCCATTTGGAAAAAGCACTGGTAACACAgaagatttaaaatcaatCGTATTTCCTATTcttactttatttaatacAGTTTCGATGATTTCAATAGAAGTAATTtcataaataattaagAGAATATCATCTCTTATTTCCTCAATAAGGTTCTTCATATCAATGTTTGAaagatataattttgtGTTAGCGGATTTTAGACAAATAATAGagttatttgaaattatggGAGCTTGGAAAAgattatcatcatttgtTGACGAAGAATAAGAggatgatgaattatttttcaataattgaGACCTATTAATGTATAAAAGAATTGGCAGCACTACATTCTTAGATATTTGAATAGTCGCCACACCAGATGCCATATTGCAGTTGAAgagtaataatttataggtaatttcttttgtttcaCAATCTCATGAAAGATGTGAGAAATACTAGATGTGCTTCATTTAACAAGCTCGGAGTCTTTCATGTCCGcccaaaaaaaacaactaTATCTTCCAGGAGAAGTAGAAAGCAAATGTCTTTCTTTTATTGTTATGAATTACCTTAACACATTCATATTAGTTAtataatggtaatattgAATAGTAGAAACTCATATTATACAAATTAATACAGTTTAATGCCAACTTTTTATACTTAGTAGATAAATTTCCTGTAGTTTTAAGTGTCCAGgaaaaatagtaataaaatagttcgtattattattttagtttttaaaatcttttattaaaatgtGAAAAACGCTTTGAAGTccatttaaaataattttaagaGTCCGTAAATGACTAAGGTAACGATTAAAAGAGTGATCGCATCTAAAATCCATCCGATCCAACGCACACCTCCCCCACTATCATCCATTTCCCTTACTCTTGTTTGAAACTTTAACACAGAATCTAACTTCTTCATAGTTTCTCTATGCCTAGCTAATTTATCTCCACTTATTTTCAATCTCTTTTCTAAAACACTTAATTTCCCAACACTAGCATCCATTGTTTTATCTAATCTTGAGATAAAAGAATCAAGATCATCCTTATTAAATGCATTATCTAAACAAACCAAGTAATTATTCTCAATCAAGTCGTACAATCCtagtattttattttttaaggAATCAACGTCTGAATATAatgaatcaaaattatttaaatttttttcaaattttttttcgtcATGTAACAATACATTAATTAGACGATCCCTTAAAATTGATTCGAAACTATTCACTTGAATATTGATATgctttttataaaataatggATCTTCTTTCCAATGTAACGACGACTCACTTAAGTTTTCCAAAGCAAGAGTATGGAAATCAGTTCTTAAATCTTGACCAATCGATTTTTTAGGAGCAATCGCATTTCTACGCTCATGCTGGTGATCATGAGTttcatcataataatatgaagGTAGTGAAGAGTTTATTGAATCTTCGCTTTGTGAATCAGAATCTGTGTATAGAACTGAGTCCCAATACGAATCAGAAAAGGAGCATGATGAATAATCATTGTCTGAAGAAAATGaggatgaagatgaaacaAATGGAGTTACTGTAGCTGAAGGAGACGCTGACAGAGACGTAAAATTTCCCAAATTATTGTTAGATTTAATTCTTGAAGAAAATGGGGAATGGATTGATAGTGTACTCTTTGTCTTATTCTTATCAGATAGTTTCTGTTGGTCGGATTTGGAAGTAGACTTTGTAAAAtctttataaattatatttctcCAAGATGTTGTTAAATTCTCAGAATCTTGGTATTTATCATCTTGAAGCTCATCTTGTTCATCAAAGACGTCTTGTATATCTGATATCTCATCGTCTGTAGAATAACCATCTTTTTGATGGCTAGGTGGCTGTAAATAGGCTTGTCCTATTTTGctcttatttttatttttattacattTATGTCTATGCTTACGGTTATGATTTtgtaaaagaatatttttcaaaggtgATTTACTTTGTTTTGTAGTCTGTGGCAATTCTAAACTGGAAGAGAAATTTGAGCCTGAGCTCATATAATTTTGCTTTTGATTTGATGATGGACTtagatttttattagtagaTGATTTCGAAGGTGACATAGGCGGTCtcattgatttaaaaaattgttgtgctaattttttcttgccTTTTTCAAACACTTCCGTTGAATCAGAATGCTTATCACTATAATGGGAGTAATTTAGATCAAAATGGGGTTTGTTTGAGTCAGTATACGAAGTGTCATCAGGTATTATTGAGGTATCATCACTTGGTGTGTGTTTATGATTACTTTCATGCATTTTTTTGTGTTTTTGTTTGTGATTATCATTTTGAGTTTCATCTTTATCCTTTTCATGgtgaatattattattattattattattattgctactattattgttagaattaccattactattatgatgatgatgatgatggtggtggtggtggtgatGGTGGGAATGATGATGTTGCTTCTTGCTCGTTGAGTGAGATAActtttgtttattattggCCGTTGATTGTTTTGAAAGAGCACCAGGCATTAACATTTCTTTATCTGATAGCTTCCGACTCATAGAATTAGCCCCCGATTTTGGTGATAACGTTAAAGGTAAAAACTTAGAATTTAGAGTAGTATTGTTAAGAAGCTGTAGATTTGTCATTGAAGAAGACCCTGAACTTGATGATAGCCTCGGTCTTCTAGAATAGCACCCACCTTGTGCATCTTCTTTGAATAACAAATCACTAAATGTCCCTGTTGCAGAATCGGTAAAGtcttttttagaaatataattagATCTTAGGTCAGGATTTGGTGTTGAAGCTCTCCTAAAATTAGAAGGACCAGCACTAAATCTACGATGCATATTTGGTATTATTCTAGGCAAAGATGGCGGAGGCCCAATTATTATAGGAGTCTTACTATCAACTGTTGTTACTCCAATAGCTGTATTTCTCCTACGATCAGTAACTGGGTTTACTTGGAATGCTGGAAGTAAGTTTGGGTTTGGATTATGGTTCTGTAGCCTTGAATGCTTCCCAGTATATTTTGAAGTAGTATCTACTGCCTTTTTCGTCGGAGTATCATTGATATAAATATCTGGAACACTAGAAGGTCTAATAATTGGTGAAGAAGTGGATGTAATATCATGTataatattagatattGATCTATGATTTCTAGCGTCTTTATTCTTAGGATCAATGGtatgaattgaattatttcgTACTAGCgaatttttagatttttctACTGTCTGagtttcaaaaatatttgtatttaattttgagtCTAACATTATATCTGGAGATCTAGAGCTATCTTCAGATACTTCACCTTTTCTATTACTTGttgttttaataatctCCAagtcatcatcatctggACTTATCATGGAAAAGGCACGCATTTTCCTAATTCGTGGGTTACCAacgttattattaattttatattttagaGCTGTATCATTTGTCGAATGAATGATTCTCGAATGCTTAGTTAGGGGAAATGCTGATGAATCTTCATTGCAGTTTTGAATCGATATTTGAGGAACAACCGACGGTTGCTGACGCAAATGCATTTGTGTTTTGTTtcactattattattataatgaCAATGTAGTATTATTGTTAAAGTTTATAcaattttacttttatttactcgataaatctttaattaataattaaacaaTCGAGGTTCTCCTGATTAATCATACTACTATATCGGTAAATCGCGGCAAATCGCGGAATCAGGCTACTCCGACTCTTCGCCCTATAATCTGCATCTCTCGTTTTAGATACAAATGCACGGCGCTACCATGTAGAGACATATCagaatatttctaattgttTTGCCTTTATCACTCTTCTAATCTAATTAGGTTAGACCTACTAACTGTGTATTTCTGagattaatgaatttttttttatttatctaGTATAATCAAATCTACTATCATCAGTTGATAATCTATAAAACAtcagaaaaagaaaaatgcTCCAACTCTAACAGGGTATTAGTAGATGCCTGTGAATCTAACCATAGAAATTAAGAAACAGCAGAGTAATAGTTCATATTATTACCTAATCTATAATCTGTATTAAGTAAACCAAGATTACAatacaatttattttcaaatcatctATGTTTTTGATTCGATTGCTCTATAgccaaaatatatttagtaGTGGCTCATAATGGCTCACTATATAATGTCTGTTATAACGTGACAATGCCAACCCTAAAAAAGGGTTTCCATTTAGGAAAAACAGGGTTCGTAATAAAATACGCGTCGTTTTCAATGAGTTTTTCCCCAAATAGGAATGCAAAAAAATCTGACGCGTCGCGGTGTTACCCGCCCCATCCACGTGATCAATTCACGATATTTTCTGTTTCTAGTAAAATACCGTATCGGGTATATTTTGCCATCTACAAAAATGGAAAGTTGGGAAATTGATTTATGGATCGaacttttgaaaattcGTGTGAAATCTAAATTCGTATTCGGTTTAATTGCATTCAAATGTGATCAAGTTTCATTTTTGTTATTCAAAAATCATGAATATTTACTTTTGCTTATTTACACTTGGTCAATTAATTTCGTATTTATTTGTGTGTATGTATGCCttaatatatcttttaaaaacttaaatattattattaagtagttttttttatattaatatttttttctattgtTGTTCTAtcttaatttattttgagAGAAACAATTAATTTGGTTTGATCCTATCTAAATAGACTTGATCAcatttcaattcaattcaattcaattcagTTCAGTTcagtttaatttttttttcctttccatttttattctgttgaaaattaataattgattggATATATAAGACTATAAGCAAGGATCAAAGATGTCTTATGAAGTGGGTACCCGTTGTTGGTTGCCAGACACCGAGAAAGGTTGGATAGGTTGTGAGattactaatattaaaaatacaaatgatACAAAAGCACCTTATATAATCGAATGTACATGTGAAGATGGTACAATAATACCTATCGAATCAAGTACTTTGGATATATCAACAGACATATtggatgatgatgaagcaAACAAAAATTTGCCACTTTTAAGAAACCCTCCCATTTTAGAATCCACTGATGACTTAACTTCCTTAtcttatttaaatgaacCTGCTGTTTTGAACGCCATTAAACAAAGATATTCTCAGTTGAATATTTACACATACTCAGGTATAGTTCTTATTGCCACAAACCCCTTTGATAGAATGGATCAATTATATTCTCAAGATATGATCCAAGCTTATGCTGGCAAACGTAGAGGAGAAATGGAGCCTCATTTGTTTGCCATTGCTGAAGAAGCCTATAGCCTTATGAAAAacgataaaaaaaatcaaactATCGTCGTTTCTGGTGAATCTGGTGCTGGTAAGACCGTCTCTGctaaatatattatgaGATATTTTGCCTCTGTCgaagaagaattttatTCTCAAACTGATGATCATCAACGTCAAGTGGAAATGTCTGAAACTGAAGAGAAAATTCTGGCAACAAACCCAATTATGGAATCCTTTGGTAATGCAAAGACCACTAGAAATGACAACTCATCAAGATTCGGTAAATATTTGGAGATCTTATTCGACGATCATACCGCTATTATTGGTGCAAAGATGAGAacatatttattagaaagATCAAGACTGGTGTACCAACCTGCAATTGAAAGAAActatcatattttttaccaAATCTTAAAGGGTCTTCCACAAGACATGAAGGaccaattatatttaaaggATGCCAAggattatttttatacaaaTCAAGGTGGTGacaatgaaattaatgGTGTCGATGACGCCAaggaatttaaaattactaCTGATGCATTAACTTTAGTTGGTATCGATCAAGAAACTCAAAAccaattgtttaaaatattggcATCTCTTTTACATATCGGTAAtatagaattgaaaaaaactaaaaatgaTGCTTCTTTATCTTCTGATGaaccaaatttaaaaattgcaTGTGAATTGTTAGGTATCGATCCTTCAAATTTTGCAAAATGGATTACCAAAAAACAAATCATTACAAGATCTGAAAAAATCGTctctaatttaaattattctcAAGCAATTGTTTCAAGAGATTCTGTTGctaaattcatttattcTGGTCTTTTCGATTGGTTAGTTGATAACATCAATACAGTTCTTTGTAACCCTGATGTAGAAGATAAAATCGCCACTTTTATTGGTGTTTTAGATATATACGGGTTTGAacattttgataaaaattcttttgaaCAATTCTGTATTAATTAtgcaaatgaaaaattacaacAAGAATTTAACCAACatgtatttaaattagaacaagaagaatatattaatgaaCAAATTGAATGGTCCTTTATCGAATTTAATGACAACCAGCCTTGTATTGATTTAATCGAAAACAAATTAGGTATCCTTTCtttattagatgaagaaagTAGATTACCTGCAGGTTCTGATGAATCTTGGACTCAAAAATTATACCAAACTTTAGATAAACCACCAACTAATAAAGTTTTCAAAAAACCAAGATTTGGTCAAACAAAATTCGTTGTAAGCCATTACGCTATCGATGTCGCTTATGATACTGAAGGTTTCATCGAAAAGAATAGAGATACCGTTTCTGATGGCCATTTAGAAGTATTAAGAGCCTCCACAAATCAAACTTTATTAAACATCCTAAATACAATGGATAGAAagaataatgaagatgatactTCCAAAAGTAAAACTGATGATTTTAAGGGCAAAAAACTAGTTGGTAGAGCAGCTGCTAAGAAACCTACTTTAGGTTCCAtgtttaaaaaatctttagTTGAATTAATGACTACAATTAATTCTACAAATGTTCATTACATTCGTTGTATTAAaccaaataatgaaaaagaacCTTGgaaatttgataatttaatgGTTTTATCTCAATTGAGAGCATGTGGTGTTCTTGAAACTATTAGAATCTCTTGTGCAGGGTTCCCCACAAGATGGACGTTTAATGAATTCGTATTGAGATATTACTTCCTTTTATCTTCTGATAAATGGATtcatattttccaaaatcaAGATACCACTGAAACAGATATCATTGACTTGtgtaaaaaaattctacATGAAACTGTTAAGGATTCTCAAAAGTATCAGATTGGTAATACTaaaatcttcttcaaagCTGGTATGTTAGcttatttggaaaaattaagaTCCGATAAAATGCATCAATCATCTGTATTGAttcaaaagaatattaGAGCTAAACATTACagaaagaaatatttagcAACCATAACTTCTATAAAACTTCTTCAAAGTGCTGTTAATGGTGTTGTTGTTAGAAAGAGAGTTGACcacaaattaaaaacaagAGCTGCCACGACAATCCAATCATTATATAGAGGGTTTGCTGCTCGTAAacaattcaattcaattattacaaGCGTTATTCGTATTCAATCAAAGGTTAGACAAAAATTGGCCCAACAAGAAGTTCACGCAAAGCGTCAAAATATTGCTGCTGTGAATATTCAAAAGAGAATTAGATCTTTCAAACCAAGATCTAACTTTATCAATATGAGAAGATCAACTGTTGTTGTTCAATCATTAATTAGAAGAAAGTTTGccaaacaaaaattatctaaattgAAATCTGAAGCTAAATCTTTGAATCATCTACAAGAGGTTAGttataaattagaaaacaAGGTTGTTGAATTAACTCAAAATCTTGCCTCAAGagttaaagaaaataaagacTTAACTATTCGTATTAAAGATCTACAAAAATCATTGAATGATACAACTCTACTAAAAGAACAATTAGATAACGCTAAAATCCAACGTGAAGAAGCTTTATTGAAAcaaaaagatgaaaatgatgtAGAATTGAAggaaattgaagataaatTGGCTCTAGCTAaacaagaaattgaaaacaaGAAGcaagaaattgaagaaattaagaTTAAGcatgatgaattaaaacaagAATCGATCAAACAACTAGCAGAATTGAATGAAGCTAGACAACAATTAGCTGATTCTAGAACAGAAAATAACGATTTACAAAATGAAGTTCTTTCActaaaagaagaaatcaCTCGTTTACAAGCTTCTATGACCACAGCCACACTATCTGCTGCTGCCTTGGCTCATACCCCAAGCAGAGGAAgcaattctaataatggaTCTAACTTATTCCCAATGAATTCTCCAAGATCTCCAAATAAGATAGAAACTCCACAAACTCCATTGAACGATTCAATCTCCAAGAATGTAGAAAATAACGATATTGATGATGCTATGTCAACGAAGAGTACGTTATCAgaaattgatgatgaaatatataaaatgcTACAAGAAACTGCCACTTTAAATGCCGAAATTACTAACGGTTTATTAAAAGGCTACAAAGTTCCACACCTTGGTGTTGCCACTAATATTACTAACAAAGAGATTTTATACCCATCtagaatcattatcattgtCTTAAGTGATATGTGGAGATTAGGTTTAACTCAACAAAGTGAAGTATTCTTAGCAGAGGTTCTACAAACAATTCAAAGTATTGTATTTACCTTAAAAGGTGGTGATATTATTGCAGGTGGTGCCTTTTGGTTGACAAACGTTCatgaattatattcatttgttGTTTTTGCTTTGCAATCCATTGATAACGATGATG is a window of Henningerozyma blattae CBS 6284 chromosome 5, complete genome DNA encoding:
- the PRO2 gene encoding glutamate-5-semialdehyde dehydrogenase (similar to Saccharomyces cerevisiae PRO2 (YOR323C); ancestral locus Anc_7.71), with the translated sequence MSSQSELIAKKARAAGNILKTASGENRSQLLYKIHDSLKANADVIKSANKLDLENAVKTNLSSALLKRLDLFKGDKFDVMLQGIIDVANLDDPVGVVKMARELDEGLTLYQVTSPVGVLLVIFESRPEVIANITALSIKSGNAAILKGGKESVHTFREMSKIVTETIIKYQDTTGIPDGSIQLIETRDDVANLLDQVDYIDLVVPRGSNALVKNIMNSTRIPVLGHADGICSIYVDEEANMNEAKRITLDAKTNYPAGCNAMETLLINPKLKNWYEVLINLNQVGKVTLHVTKDVKIEYLKVLKDLNLQESLESMVVDIDEEKEFDQEYLSLDAAVKFVNSTEEAIKHINTHSSKHTDAIITENEEKANMFLKGIDSASVYWNASTRFADGFRYGFGAEVGIATSKIHARGPVGLDGLVIYQYILKGHGQVASDYIGAGGQKAFIHKNLDIKNIKL
- the SAW1 gene encoding DNA-binding protein SAW1 (similar to Saccharomyces cerevisiae YAL027W; ancestral locus Anc_7.70), with the translated sequence MASGVATIQISKNVVLPILLYINRSQLLKNNSSSSYSSSTNDDNLFQAPIISNNSIICLKSANTKLYLSNIDMKNLIEEIRDDILLIIYEITSIEIIETVLNKVRIGNTIDFKSSVLPVLFPNGDPSNFVDSNITTITRVGKYKYKLNFKKNWELDIYIENIKKLQAIRYYILFGSYQNSTHATNIYQQRRILLAEKYNVDENNGTPIISVEPADESIPISEDPVLVQEDEEDKKPQIAFKYNPVTNLGGCLSIHVLQRPKRKHYILKK
- the TBLA0E02400 gene encoding uncharacterized protein (similar to Saccharomyces cerevisiae FRT2 (YAL028W) and FRT1 (YOR324C); ancestral locus Anc_7.69) — translated: MHLRQQPSVVPQISIQNCNEDSSAFPLTKHSRIIHSTNDTALKYKINNNVGNPRIRKMRAFSMISPDDDDLEIIKTTSNRKGEVSEDSSRSPDIMLDSKLNTNIFETQTVEKSKNSLVRNNSIHTIDPKNKDARNHRSISNIIHDITSTSSPIIRPSSVPDIYINDTPTKKAVDTTSKYTGKHSRLQNHNPNPNLLPAFQVNPVTDRRRNTAIGVTTVDSKTPIIIGPPPSLPRIIPNMHRRFSAGPSNFRRASTPNPDLRSNYISKKDFTDSATGTFSDLLFKEDAQGGCYSRRPRLSSSSGSSSMTNLQLLNNTTLNSKFLPLTLSPKSGANSMSRKLSDKEMLMPGALSKQSTANNKQKLSHSTSKKQHHHSHHHHHHHHHHHHHNSNGNSNNNSSNNNNNNNNIHHEKDKDETQNDNHKQKHKKMHESNHKHTPSDDTSIIPDDTSYTDSNKPHFDLNYSHYSDKHSDSTEVFEKGKKKLAQQFFKSMRPPMSPSKSSTNKNLSPSSNQKQNYMSSGSNFSSSLELPQTTKQSKSPLKNILLQNHNRKHRHKCNKNKNKSKIGQAYLQPPSHQKDGYSTDDEISDIQDVFDEQDELQDDKYQDSENLTTSWRNIIYKDFTKSTSKSDQQKLSDKNKTKSTLSIHSPFSSRIKSNNNLGNFTSLSASPSATVTPFVSSSSSFSSDNDYSSCSFSDSYWDSVLYTDSDSQSEDSINSSLPSYYYDETHDHQHERRNAIAPKKSIGQDLRTDFHTLALENLSESSLHWKEDPLFYKKHINIQVNSFESILRDRLINVLLHDEKKFEKNLNNFDSLYSDVDSLKNKILGLYDLIENNYLVCLDNAFNKDDLDSFISRLDKTMDASVGKLSVLEKRLKISGDKLARHRETMKKLDSVLKFQTRVREMDDSGGGVRWIGWILDAITLLIVTLVIYGLLKLF
- the MYO2 gene encoding myosin 2 (similar to Saccharomyces cerevisiae MYO4 (YAL029C) and MYO2 (YOR326W); ancestral locus Anc_7.68), producing MSYEVGTRCWLPDTEKGWIGCEITNIKNTNDTKAPYIIECTCEDGTIIPIESSTLDISTDILDDDEANKNLPLLRNPPILESTDDLTSLSYLNEPAVLNAIKQRYSQLNIYTYSGIVLIATNPFDRMDQLYSQDMIQAYAGKRRGEMEPHLFAIAEEAYSLMKNDKKNQTIVVSGESGAGKTVSAKYIMRYFASVEEEFYSQTDDHQRQVEMSETEEKILATNPIMESFGNAKTTRNDNSSRFGKYLEILFDDHTAIIGAKMRTYLLERSRLVYQPAIERNYHIFYQILKGLPQDMKDQLYLKDAKDYFYTNQGGDNEINGVDDAKEFKITTDALTLVGIDQETQNQLFKILASLLHIGNIELKKTKNDASLSSDEPNLKIACELLGIDPSNFAKWITKKQIITRSEKIVSNLNYSQAIVSRDSVAKFIYSGLFDWLVDNINTVLCNPDVEDKIATFIGVLDIYGFEHFDKNSFEQFCINYANEKLQQEFNQHVFKLEQEEYINEQIEWSFIEFNDNQPCIDLIENKLGILSLLDEESRLPAGSDESWTQKLYQTLDKPPTNKVFKKPRFGQTKFVVSHYAIDVAYDTEGFIEKNRDTVSDGHLEVLRASTNQTLLNILNTMDRKNNEDDTSKSKTDDFKGKKLVGRAAAKKPTLGSMFKKSLVELMTTINSTNVHYIRCIKPNNEKEPWKFDNLMVLSQLRACGVLETIRISCAGFPTRWTFNEFVLRYYFLLSSDKWIHIFQNQDTTETDIIDLCKKILHETVKDSQKYQIGNTKIFFKAGMLAYLEKLRSDKMHQSSVLIQKNIRAKHYRKKYLATITSIKLLQSAVNGVVVRKRVDHKLKTRAATTIQSLYRGFAARKQFNSIITSVIRIQSKVRQKLAQQEVHAKRQNIAAVNIQKRIRSFKPRSNFINMRRSTVVVQSLIRRKFAKQKLSKLKSEAKSLNHLQEVSYKLENKVVELTQNLASRVKENKDLTIRIKDLQKSLNDTTLLKEQLDNAKIQREEALLKQKDENDVELKEIEDKLALAKQEIENKKQEIEEIKIKHDELKQESIKQLAELNEARQQLADSRTENNDLQNEVLSLKEEITRLQASMTTATLSAAALAHTPSRGSNSNNGSNLFPMNSPRSPNKIETPQTPLNDSISKNVENNDIDDAMSTKSTLSEIDDEIYKMLQETATLNAEITNGLLKGYKVPHLGVATNITNKEILYPSRIIIIVLSDMWRLGLTQQSEVFLAEVLQTIQSIVFTLKGGDIIAGGAFWLTNVHELYSFVVFALQSIDNDDAYKNGLDQGEIKEYLNLVTELKDDFESLSYNVYNLWMKKLEKELQKMVIQAVILSEALPGFQEKSNSLLPKIFGSTPTYKMDNILNFLNNIYWSMKSFKIENEVFRQIIVTLLNFIDSTCFNDLIMRRNFLSWKRGIQLNYNITRLEEWCKAHHIADGADHLKHLIQTAKLLQLRKQTVDDILILREICNALTPMQLQKLMSLYSIADYEEPIPTDIMNYVADFVKNETAHSSTGKSKIHSDEILLHIPNGPFEDPFRKTGTREFGRIEAYIPSWLDLPLTQRIVSLVTKYVSIQDSSNNRA